One window of Pyxicephalus adspersus chromosome 4, UCB_Pads_2.0, whole genome shotgun sequence genomic DNA carries:
- the NRROS gene encoding transforming growth factor beta activator LRRC33, which produces MAIVSLWYSLGCMYLMLLQWRYNADGEKLFSQSGCQLVSRMADCRHLQLMSVPLDLPSHIQEMLLDFNHIKYLGKNTFQQYSDLTNLSLRSNSLAFLEKDIFRKTLKLESLSLQHNTIYSYYTQVATALQSATSLKWLDLSRNILNGDMVTVLLKNLTSLEYLNLDYNTIMRLDDFTFEGLDSLKELSLQGNYIYEIEEGTFDNLKRLNTLNLAFNLLPCIVDFSLIQLKVLNLSFNHIEWFLAREVDIDFQLEKLDISHNQLFYFPLLPKRHHLHTLLLSDNKMKFYDHLFDVNSSFVDFLVLDKNTSSTISVHLWQGTISNDLSNLQVIDMSRNQFDYLPDDFLSNMTSLSELRLSWNCLHTFNLSHGHISNVLINLDLSNNDLWELKIDTSSQSFPQLLYLNLSSNKFQDLPQKIFHAMNKLDTLDLSHNLIHLCSHSVYATAHQNCVDLRNAATIRHLGLAECGLNLDTQNVFQGTELTHLDISYNPLKSLFFLRNTARTLKFLSLRNSSSFIDRIDFSDFLSLATLDLSESGLTTFPESLTHLPLQYLDVRKNKLISIPLSSANQPLTRNLNTVFLSENPYDCCKLNWLQILRVSKSINIPDLHKMTCNFSDIHMSVPELPESVLHSCSWKSGGTLLSVVLTVPLCITLLVALLLVFLTFKQPILKAFKRRFRVSSRY; this is translated from the exons ATGGCCATTGTGTCCCTCTGGTACTCATTGGGCTGTATGTACCTGATGTTATTACAGTGGAGATACAATGCTGATGGAGAAAAGCTTTTCTCACAAAGTGGCTGCCAACTG GTTTCCAGAATGGCAGACTGCAGACACCTACAGCTTATGTCCGTTCCGCTAGACCTTCCTTCTCATATCCAAGAGATGCTTTTAGATTTCAACCATATTAAATATCTgggtaaaaacacatttcagcagTACAGCGACTTGACCAATTTGAGCTTGAGATCCAACAGCTTAGCTTTTCTAGAGAAGGATATCTTCCGAAAAACATTAAAGCTAGAGTCATTATCACTACAGCATAACACTATCTACTCTTACTACACACAAGTCGCCACAGCCCTGCAATCTGCTACATCTCTGAAGTGGCTGGATTTGTCAAGAAATATTCTAAATGGGGACATGGTGACTGTTCTTCTTAAAAATTTAACATCACTGGAGTATCTTAATTTGGATTATAATACTATTATGCGACTGGATGATTTCACCTTTGAAGGTCTTGATTCCTTGAAGGAGCTGAGCCTTCAGGGTAATTATATTTATGAGATTGAAGAGGGGACATTTGACAATCTGAAAAGACTGAACACATTAAACCTTGCGTTTAACCTACTGCCTTGCATTGTAGACTTTAGTTTGATACAGCTTAAAGTTCTTAATCTCAGCTTTAACCATATTGAATGGTTCCTGGCACGAGAAGTTGATATTGACTTTCAACTGGAGAAGCTGGACATTTCCCACAACCAACTGTTCTACTTTCCACTCTTGCCAAAACGCCATCATCTTCACACATTGCTACTTTCTGACAATAAGATGAAATTTTATGATCATCTGTTTGATGTCAACTCTTCCTTTGTTGATTTCCTTGTCCTGGATAAAAACACAAGCAGTACAATTTCTGTACATTTATGGCAAGGGACCATTTCAAATGATCTTTCTAATTTACAGGTAATAGATATGAGCAGAAACCAGTTTGACTACCTACCAGATGATTTCCTTTCTAATATGACCTCTTTGTCTGAACTCAGGCTTAGCTGGAACTGCTTACATACATTTAATTTGTCACATGGACATATCTCAAATGTTCTTATTAATCTAGACCTAAGTAACAATGACTTGTGGGAACTGAAAATAGATACCAGCTCTCAAAGCTTTCCACAGCTACTTTACCTTAATCTAAGCAGCAACAAATTTCAGGACCTACCCCAGAAAATCTTCCACGCCATGAACAAGTTAGATACTTTGGACCTCAGTCATAACCTGATTCACCTTTGTTCTCATTCAGTTTATGCTACTGCACATCAGAATTGTGTGGACCTTAGGAATGCAGCAACTATAAGGCATCTTGGACTAGCTGAATGTGGTTTAAATTTGGATACTCAGAATGTTTTCCAAGGCACAGAATTAACGCACCTTGACATTTCCTATAACCctttgaaaagtcttttttttctgagGAATACTGCCAGAACGTTAAAATTCCTTTCACTCCGAAATAGCTCATCCTTTATTGATAGAATTGATTTCTCTGACTTTCTGAGTTTGGCTACTCTTGATCTCTCAGAAAGTGGCCTCACCACATTCCCGGAATCATTGACTCATTTGCCACTTCAGTATTTGGATGTTcgaaaaaacaaacttatttcaATACCTTTGTCTTCTGCTAATCAGCCACTCACAAGGAACCTTAACACTGTATTTCTAAGTGAAAACCCATATGATTGCTGTAAACTGAACTGGCTACAAATACTTAGGGTATCCAAAAGTATCAATATCCCCGATCTCCATAAGATGACTTGTAATTTTTCCGATATCCATATGTCTGTGCCAGAGCTACCTGAGTCTGTTCTTCACAGCTGCAGTTGGAAATCTGGTGGCACCTTATTGTCTGTGGTGCTCACTGTGCCACTTTGTATAACTTTGCTTGTGGCACTCCTCCTCGTGTTTCTTACATTCAAGCAGCCAAtactaaaagcatttaaaagacgTTTTAGGGTGTCTTCCAGGTACTGA